In Anaerostipes hadrus ATCC 29173 = JCM 17467, a single genomic region encodes these proteins:
- a CDS encoding polyprenyl synthetase family protein gives MNFKDEMKQKVAQIEIILDEYLPAQEGLQKTVLTAMNTTVKAGGKRLRPMLINETYQMFGGKGDIVKPFMAAIEMIHTYSLIHDDLPALDNDDYRRGQKTCHIVYGEDMAILAGDALLNYAYEVATKAFDLAEKDQIMNVVEAIKILASKPGIYGMIGGQVADVELEGTPLSMEQILFIHKNKTSALIEACMMIGAVLAGASKEDVLKMEECGEYIGLAFQIQDDILDLTGDEEEIGKPVGSDEKNHKTTYVTLKGLERSQRDVEDISKKAIDILEKYDKGDCYLTNLTRFLIHRTH, from the coding sequence ATGAACTTTAAGGATGAGATGAAACAAAAGGTTGCACAGATTGAAATTATTTTAGATGAATATCTGCCAGCACAGGAAGGGTTACAAAAAACAGTTTTAACTGCAATGAACACAACCGTTAAGGCGGGAGGAAAGCGTCTTCGTCCAATGCTGATCAACGAGACATATCAGATGTTTGGCGGAAAGGGAGATATTGTAAAGCCATTTATGGCAGCGATTGAAATGATCCATACGTATTCTCTGATTCATGATGATCTTCCAGCACTTGACAATGATGATTACAGAAGAGGTCAGAAAACATGTCATATCGTTTATGGAGAAGATATGGCGATCCTTGCAGGAGATGCACTTCTTAATTATGCGTATGAAGTTGCAACGAAAGCATTTGATCTTGCGGAGAAAGACCAGATCATGAATGTAGTTGAAGCGATCAAGATTCTCGCCAGCAAACCTGGAATCTATGGAATGATCGGTGGGCAGGTTGCAGATGTTGAACTGGAAGGTACACCGCTTAGTATGGAGCAGATTTTATTTATTCATAAGAATAAGACGTCTGCATTGATCGAAGCATGTATGATGATCGGAGCAGTTCTTGCAGGAGCATCCAAAGAAGATGTTCTGAAGATGGAAGAATGTGGAGAATATATCGGACTTGCGTTTCAGATTCAAGACGATATTCTGGATCTTACAGGAGATGAAGAAGAGATTGGGAAACCGGTTGGAAGTGATGAAAAGAATCACAAAACAACTTATGTGACATTAAAAGGATTAGAACGTTCACAAAGAGATGTAGAAGATATTTCAAAGAAAGCAATTGATATTTTAGAAAAATATGATAAGGGAGATTGTTATCTTACAAATCTTACAAGATTTTTGATCCATCGAACACACTAA
- the dxs gene encoding 1-deoxy-D-xylulose-5-phosphate synthase: protein MLEYINDPNDIKQIQPEDYKLLAKDIRRFLLRNVSRTGGHLASNLGIVELTMALHLVLDFPKDQLIFDVGHQSYVHKILTGRKNGFENLRQFHGMSGFPKRKESDCDAFHSGHSSMSLSAALGMVTARDINHTDETIVAVIGDGALSGGMAYEALNNMARLRKEKKNLIIILNDNKMSIAENVGGMSAYLNKVRTRKEYVEFKGNVEQSLLRIPGIGKELTTILKKSKDSIKQLFVPGMYFEDMGITYIGPIDGHNVPLMVDTLNRAKQLDEPIIIHVVTKKGKGYRPAEQNPAKFHGISPFSLKTGEVLKKSDNPSNTAVFSDTLIKEAKKDKKIVAVTAAMPDGTGLGKFKNHFPDRFFDVGIAEQHAVTFCAGMASRGLKPVFAVYSTFLQRGFDQILHDVAIGNYPVIFGLDRSGLVGADGETHQGIFDIPYLSIIPNVTVMAPINGRELSEMLKHTLHHAKGPTAIKYSRGEASSLYEDQFEELHYGKGQILKEGKEAVIIAVGNIFEEADKAEKILKEEGYEIGLVNPRYIKPFDQELIMKLSQTYDKIMIAEEGVLNGGFGMMVNEFLSEHDYKGEVRCLGIDDQFVEHGSVSELRRMLKIDGESIADSIRQWMKE from the coding sequence ATGCTAGAGTATATTAATGATCCGAATGATATTAAACAGATTCAGCCAGAGGACTATAAACTTCTGGCGAAAGATATACGTCGTTTTCTATTAAGAAATGTTAGTCGCACAGGGGGGCATCTGGCATCGAATCTTGGAATTGTAGAACTAACGATGGCGCTGCATCTTGTTTTGGATTTTCCAAAAGACCAGCTGATCTTTGATGTAGGACATCAGTCTTATGTGCACAAGATCTTAACAGGAAGAAAGAATGGATTTGAGAATCTGAGGCAATTTCATGGGATGAGTGGATTCCCGAAGAGAAAAGAAAGCGATTGTGATGCGTTTCACAGTGGACACAGCTCCATGTCGTTATCAGCAGCACTTGGGATGGTTACAGCAAGAGATATCAATCATACGGATGAGACGATTGTTGCGGTAATCGGAGATGGTGCGTTGTCTGGCGGAATGGCATATGAAGCATTAAATAATATGGCAAGACTACGCAAGGAGAAGAAGAATCTGATCATTATCCTGAACGATAACAAGATGTCTATTGCGGAGAATGTCGGTGGAATGTCTGCGTATTTGAATAAAGTACGAACAAGAAAAGAATATGTGGAATTTAAAGGAAATGTGGAACAATCCTTATTAAGAATTCCGGGAATCGGGAAGGAATTAACAACAATTCTTAAGAAATCAAAAGATTCGATCAAACAATTATTTGTTCCGGGAATGTATTTTGAAGATATGGGGATCACGTATATTGGACCTATTGACGGGCATAATGTTCCCTTGATGGTAGACACGTTAAATAGAGCGAAACAATTAGATGAGCCGATCATTATTCACGTGGTAACGAAGAAAGGAAAAGGATATCGTCCTGCGGAGCAGAATCCAGCCAAATTTCACGGAATCAGTCCATTTTCCTTAAAGACAGGGGAAGTTTTAAAGAAATCGGACAATCCATCGAACACAGCGGTATTTTCAGATACACTGATCAAAGAGGCGAAGAAAGATAAGAAGATTGTTGCGGTAACTGCCGCAATGCCGGATGGAACAGGTCTTGGAAAGTTTAAAAATCATTTTCCAGATCGTTTCTTTGATGTAGGGATTGCCGAACAACATGCAGTTACATTTTGTGCCGGAATGGCATCAAGAGGTCTAAAGCCTGTATTTGCAGTGTATTCAACATTTCTACAAAGAGGTTTTGATCAGATCTTACATGATGTGGCAATCGGGAATTATCCAGTTATATTTGGATTGGACCGCTCAGGACTTGTTGGAGCGGATGGAGAAACTCATCAAGGTATTTTTGATATTCCGTATTTATCTATCATTCCAAATGTGACGGTGATGGCTCCGATCAACGGAAGGGAATTATCTGAGATGCTAAAACATACGCTCCATCATGCAAAAGGACCGACCGCGATCAAATATTCCAGAGGAGAAGCAAGCTCTTTGTATGAAGATCAATTTGAAGAGTTACACTATGGAAAAGGCCAGATACTTAAAGAAGGAAAGGAAGCTGTGATCATTGCAGTTGGAAATATCTTTGAAGAGGCAGATAAGGCGGAAAAGATCCTTAAAGAAGAAGGATATGAGATTGGTTTAGTTAATCCAAGATATATCAAACCATTTGATCAGGAGTTGATCATGAAACTGTCACAGACCTATGATAAGATCATGATCGCAGAAGAAGGCGTATTAAACGGTGGATTTGGAATGATGGTGAATGAATTTCTGAGTGAGCATGATTACAAAGGTGAAGTCAGATGCCTTGGAATAGATGACCAGTTTGTGGAACATGGTTCTGTAAGTGAGTTAAGAAGAATGTTGAAGATTGATGGAGAAAGTATTGCAGACTCCATCAGACAATGGATGAAGGAATAG
- a CDS encoding TlyA family RNA methyltransferase — MKKERLDVLLVKKGLASSREKAKAIIMSGIVFVDGQREDKAGSTFDEKQEIIVKGKTLKYVSRGGLKLEKAMKNFDIVLKDKVCMDVGASTGGFTDCMLQNGAVKVYSVDVGHGQLDWKLRNDERVVCMERTNMRYMTEDDIDEKASFVSIDVSFISLTKILPAVYRILNTGGEVVALIKPQFEAGREKVGKKGVVRDPKVHEEVIEKICDFASTNGFELLHLDYSPIKGPEGNIEYLLHMRKTETMENGHTMTDQIKEVVDASHADLAKNKE, encoded by the coding sequence ATGAAGAAAGAACGTTTAGATGTACTGCTTGTCAAGAAAGGGCTTGCGTCTTCCAGAGAAAAAGCAAAAGCGATCATTATGTCAGGAATCGTTTTTGTAGATGGACAGAGAGAGGATAAAGCAGGATCAACTTTTGATGAAAAGCAGGAGATCATTGTAAAGGGAAAAACTTTAAAATATGTCAGTCGAGGTGGATTAAAGCTTGAGAAGGCTATGAAGAACTTTGATATTGTATTAAAAGACAAAGTCTGCATGGATGTTGGAGCATCTACAGGTGGATTTACAGACTGTATGTTGCAAAATGGTGCAGTGAAAGTATATTCAGTTGATGTCGGGCATGGACAGTTGGACTGGAAACTAAGAAACGATGAGAGAGTTGTTTGTATGGAACGTACGAATATGCGTTATATGACGGAAGACGATATCGATGAAAAGGCATCGTTTGTATCTATTGATGTTTCTTTTATTTCACTGACAAAGATTCTTCCAGCGGTATATCGAATTTTGAATACGGGAGGAGAAGTTGTTGCACTGATCAAACCGCAGTTTGAAGCAGGAAGAGAAAAAGTTGGAAAGAAAGGTGTTGTACGAGATCCAAAAGTTCATGAAGAAGTCATTGAGAAGATCTGTGATTTCGCATCTACGAACGGGTTTGAATTATTACACCTTGATTATTCTCCGATCAAAGGTCCAGAGGGAAATATCGAGTATTTATTACATATGAGAAAAACAGAGACAATGGAGAATGGACATACAATGACAGATCAGATCAAGGAAGTGGTGGATGCATCACATGCGGATCTGGCAAAGAATAAGGAATAA
- a CDS encoding NAD(+)/NADH kinase, whose product MKNFLILTNEKKDPGLRISKKIQDYIEKQGGISQRMCDFTRHVQKDMNCITKDTECVIVLGGDGTMLHAARLIVDHDIPMVGVNLGTLGFLTEIELSKLYDGLDGLLNDTFQIEERMMLDGRVIHADHETDHLPALNDVVIARSGFSRIISFRIMVNGKLLDVYEADGIIVSTPTGSTGYNLSAGGPVVNPKANVILITPICPHSLQSNSLVLSPEDEIDIYIENVRESQLEEAYVTFDGQVARKLQPGDVLQVRKSKKIARIIKVKGDSFYRILRIKVGGQNEEK is encoded by the coding sequence ATGAAGAATTTTTTGATTTTAACGAACGAGAAAAAAGATCCAGGACTGCGTATTTCCAAAAAGATCCAGGATTATATTGAAAAACAAGGTGGAATCAGCCAGAGAATGTGTGATTTTACAAGACATGTTCAAAAAGATATGAACTGCATCACAAAAGACACAGAGTGTGTGATCGTTTTAGGTGGAGATGGGACGATGCTTCATGCGGCAAGATTGATCGTAGATCATGATATTCCGATGGTTGGAGTAAATCTCGGTACCTTAGGATTCTTAACAGAGATTGAGTTATCTAAACTTTATGACGGATTGGACGGATTGTTAAATGATACTTTCCAGATCGAGGAGAGAATGATGTTAGATGGGCGCGTGATCCATGCGGATCATGAGACAGATCATCTTCCAGCACTCAATGACGTCGTGATCGCAAGAAGTGGTTTTTCAAGAATCATCTCGTTTCGTATTATGGTCAATGGCAAATTGTTAGATGTATATGAAGCAGATGGGATTATTGTTTCGACGCCGACAGGATCTACAGGATATAATTTATCAGCAGGTGGGCCGGTAGTGAATCCAAAAGCAAATGTTATTTTGATCACTCCGATCTGTCCACATTCGCTGCAGTCAAACAGTCTTGTTCTTTCTCCAGAAGATGAGATTGATATTTATATTGAGAACGTGAGAGAATCTCAGTTAGAGGAAGCCTACGTTACCTTTGACGGTCAGGTTGCGAGAAAACTTCAGCCAGGAGATGTTCTTCAGGTGCGTAAATCAAAGAAGATCGCAAGGATCATTAAAGTGAAAGGAGACAGCTTTTACAGAATCCTTCGAATCAAAGTTGGAGGTCAGAATGAAGAAAAATAG
- the argR gene encoding arginine repressor, with protein sequence MKKNRQEAIIELIQQYPIETQEELLSRLNQIGFKTTQATISRDIRELALIKKPDADGKQIYCLIDQEDETSRKYQRILAEAIISMELAENMLVVKTVSGMAMASAAALDSLNIIGMVGTIAGDDTIMCVMKDKNIGRTAIAEIDHMIKKLKE encoded by the coding sequence ATGAAGAAAAATAGGCAGGAAGCGATCATTGAATTGATCCAGCAATATCCAATTGAGACACAGGAAGAGTTGTTGTCAAGATTAAATCAGATTGGCTTTAAGACAACGCAGGCAACGATTTCAAGAGATATCAGAGAACTGGCATTGATCAAGAAACCGGATGCAGATGGGAAGCAGATTTATTGTCTGATCGATCAGGAAGATGAGACTTCAAGAAAGTATCAGAGGATTTTAGCAGAAGCGATCATTTCCATGGAACTAGCAGAGAATATGCTGGTTGTAAAAACCGTATCGGGAATGGCAATGGCGTCTGCTGCTGCACTTGATTCTTTAAACATCATTGGAATGGTTGGTACGATCGCGGGAGATGATACGATCATGTGTGTTATGAAAGATAAGAATATTGGAAGAACTGCAATTGCTGAGATCGATCATATGATCAAAAAATTAAAAGAATAA
- the recN gene encoding DNA repair protein RecN — MLQNLHVKNLALINELEITFDEHLNILTGETGAGKSVLIGSIESALGKKISKDMIRPGAKEAVIELLFWIEDQKLIKEIEALDLEVEDGQIFIKRVINEKRSINKINDSTVTLNTLREVSRRLFDLHGQQEHQVLLKEKNHLSMMDHFLPENARYSLEQCKNLAGEYHEISTKIKEISIDDQQRLREMDFLKHEISEIENANLVKGEDEELETVYQKIVHSRDIIISCQAARMLTGYEEETSIGNQLSESIRRMQEISHLDPQISEFYEQLLSVEDLLNGFHQELTTYMENMEFDEQTYQEVEERLNVINSLKDKYGPSIEDVTAYGQKAEKRYNMLCDAEHEIEILKNEQERIRERYLKEAKNLSEQRCKVAKTLGSNITKALEDLNFLDVRFEIEVTKKDQISADGMDQIRFMISTNPGLPMRPVQEVASGGELSRIMLALKSVAAQADGVDTLIFDEIDTGISGETANRVAKKMAVISKDHQVIAITHLPQIAAMADSHYFIRKQTDQKNTQTMIRKLNESESLKEISRMISGDQWSETSMEHAKEMKSLADETKLY; from the coding sequence ATGCTTCAGAATTTACATGTAAAGAATCTTGCGTTGATCAATGAATTGGAAATTACATTTGATGAACATTTGAATATACTGACTGGAGAAACCGGTGCAGGAAAATCTGTCTTGATAGGTTCTATAGAAAGTGCACTTGGGAAAAAAATATCAAAAGATATGATCCGACCGGGAGCAAAAGAAGCAGTCATTGAACTGCTTTTTTGGATTGAAGATCAAAAGCTGATCAAAGAAATCGAAGCTCTGGATCTGGAAGTAGAAGACGGTCAGATCTTCATCAAACGTGTGATCAACGAGAAGAGAAGTATTAATAAGATTAACGATAGTACGGTGACACTCAATACGTTAAGAGAAGTTTCCAGACGTTTATTTGATCTGCATGGTCAGCAAGAACATCAAGTACTGTTAAAAGAGAAAAATCATTTAAGTATGATGGATCATTTTTTACCTGAAAATGCAAGATATTCCTTAGAACAGTGCAAAAATCTTGCAGGAGAATATCACGAGATTTCAACAAAGATAAAAGAAATATCAATAGATGACCAGCAAAGATTAAGAGAGATGGACTTCTTAAAACATGAGATTTCAGAGATTGAGAATGCCAATCTTGTCAAAGGAGAAGACGAGGAATTAGAAACGGTATATCAAAAGATCGTCCATAGCCGAGATATCATTATTTCTTGTCAGGCAGCACGTATGCTGACGGGATATGAGGAAGAAACATCGATTGGCAATCAGTTAAGTGAAAGCATCAGAAGAATGCAGGAGATCAGTCATTTAGATCCTCAGATCTCAGAATTTTATGAACAACTGTTGTCAGTGGAAGATCTGTTAAATGGTTTTCATCAGGAATTGACGACATATATGGAGAATATGGAATTTGATGAGCAGACATATCAGGAAGTGGAAGAACGTCTGAATGTCATTAATTCCTTAAAAGACAAATATGGTCCATCGATTGAAGATGTTACAGCATATGGACAAAAGGCAGAAAAACGATATAATATGTTGTGTGATGCAGAACATGAGATTGAAATATTAAAGAATGAACAGGAACGCATCAGGGAACGATATCTTAAGGAAGCAAAGAATCTGTCAGAACAAAGATGTAAGGTAGCAAAGACACTTGGAAGCAATATCACAAAAGCATTAGAAGATCTGAACTTTTTAGATGTCAGATTTGAAATCGAAGTTACGAAAAAAGACCAGATTTCAGCAGATGGAATGGATCAGATCCGTTTTATGATATCGACCAACCCAGGTCTTCCAATGCGTCCGGTACAAGAAGTAGCATCTGGTGGTGAATTATCAAGAATCATGCTTGCACTCAAATCAGTAGCAGCACAGGCAGATGGAGTAGATACGTTGATCTTTGACGAAATTGATACTGGGATCAGTGGGGAAACTGCCAATCGTGTAGCTAAAAAGATGGCAGTGATCTCAAAGGATCATCAGGTGATCGCGATCACACATCTTCCACAGATCGCAGCGATGGCAGATAGTCACTACTTCATTAGAAAACAAACCGATCAGAAGAATACGCAGACAATGATCCGAAAATTAAATGAATCAGAATCGTTAAAAGAGATTTCAAGAATGATCAGCGGGGATCAATGGAGTGAAACGTCTATGGAACATGCAAAAGAAATGAAATCTTTGGCAGATGAAACAAAATTATACTGA
- the spoIVB gene encoding SpoIVB peptidase: protein MKKYTYRKFLILLFMINLIAITAVYIKYCNARLPDTIHINKGETVSLCYDVPVSATIDHQTIRLNQPIVFKQCHMGQYEMKTNLFGAIPLKKIKVKVVDDQKITPSGEVIGVYVETDGLFVLDTDQFTGENSMEYAPSKNKLYRGDYIKKIDGKDIVSKKQFIEKINQGQGESVILTVQRKAKMMQIKIKPERSKTDHMYKIGTWIRDNTQGIGTMTYVKGTSFGGLGHGIYDMDTGTLLKIKGGLLLDPQIYSIKKGKSGTPGEIVGSIEYKEENILGSIKKNTEKGIYGTIPKKQQKAYKIGYRQDIKPGKAYILSNVSGTMKQYEIQINKIVPSDKDVLKSMEIEVTDKELLKLTNGIIQGMSGSPILQNGKLIGAVTHVFVNDPMKGYAILMETMLYEMEN from the coding sequence ATGAAAAAATACACTTACCGCAAATTTTTAATTCTACTTTTTATGATCAATTTAATCGCAATAACTGCAGTTTATATAAAATACTGCAATGCAAGACTTCCAGATACGATTCATATCAACAAGGGCGAAACAGTCTCTCTTTGTTATGATGTACCAGTTAGTGCAACGATCGATCATCAAACGATACGATTAAATCAGCCCATTGTATTCAAACAATGTCACATGGGTCAGTATGAAATGAAAACCAATTTATTTGGCGCGATTCCATTAAAGAAGATTAAAGTGAAGGTCGTAGATGACCAAAAGATCACGCCAAGCGGTGAAGTGATCGGTGTCTATGTAGAAACAGATGGATTGTTTGTGCTTGATACGGATCAGTTTACCGGGGAAAACAGCATGGAATATGCACCGAGTAAAAATAAATTATATCGTGGAGATTATATCAAAAAGATTGATGGAAAAGATATTGTATCAAAAAAACAATTCATCGAAAAAATCAATCAAGGTCAAGGAGAATCTGTGATATTAACAGTCCAAAGAAAGGCAAAGATGATGCAGATCAAGATCAAGCCAGAACGTTCAAAGACGGATCACATGTATAAAATTGGAACATGGATCAGGGATAACACGCAGGGAATCGGTACGATGACTTATGTAAAAGGTACGTCATTTGGAGGGTTGGGACACGGTATTTATGATATGGATACAGGCACACTTTTAAAGATCAAAGGTGGTCTTTTGCTGGATCCACAGATTTATTCCATTAAAAAAGGAAAATCAGGAACGCCGGGAGAGATTGTTGGAAGTATTGAATACAAGGAAGAGAATATTTTAGGTTCCATCAAAAAAAATACGGAAAAAGGAATTTATGGAACAATACCAAAGAAACAACAAAAAGCATACAAGATAGGATATCGTCAAGATATCAAACCAGGGAAAGCTTATATTCTCTCCAATGTAAGCGGTACTATGAAACAATATGAGATCCAGATCAATAAGATCGTGCCATCCGACAAGGATGTGTTAAAAAGTATGGAGATTGAAGTGACAGACAAAGAATTATTAAAACTTACCAACGGGATCATACAGGGAATGAGTGGCAGTCCAATCTTGCAGAATGGGAAACTTATTGGTGCTGTTACACATGTTTTTGTAAATGACCCGATGAAAGGGTATGCTATTCTTATGGAAACAATGCTCTATGAGATGGAAAATTAG
- a CDS encoding exonuclease SbcCD subunit D, translating into MKILHLGDLHLGKRVNEISMIEDQKFILDQIVTLVKEEKIDVILLCGDIYDKAIPTIEAIHLLDEFLEELSDLKVKVLMISGNHDSSERLSFGRNLFKRSNLYIASQFNQEIEKITIKEDGYNINFYMLPFVKPAYINHVLKIQTETYEECFKHLMEQVKINEDETNILLAHQFVTVGKNSPELSDSETSSLGGIDNIDYRLFDAFDYVALGHIHKPQAMGREMVRYAGSILKYSFSEIYKDKQATILTISKNKQISLSHHLLKPLRDMREMECSLESLLKRKCEIGNEEDYMHVILTDEEQILDAIGKVRTVYPNVMQISFKNRRHMMQYETIQMKENQIADQNPMELFEQFYKMQNHIDLDEKRAQMAISIFEEVIR; encoded by the coding sequence ATGAAGATTTTGCATCTTGGAGATCTGCATCTCGGAAAGAGAGTGAATGAGATATCCATGATTGAAGATCAGAAATTTATATTGGATCAGATCGTTACATTAGTAAAAGAAGAAAAGATAGATGTTATTTTATTATGTGGGGATATCTATGATAAGGCAATACCGACGATCGAGGCGATTCATCTGCTGGATGAATTTTTAGAAGAACTGAGTGATCTTAAAGTAAAAGTATTGATGATCAGCGGAAATCATGATTCTTCGGAAAGATTGTCATTTGGAAGAAACTTATTTAAACGATCTAATTTATATATTGCATCACAATTTAATCAGGAAATTGAAAAGATTACGATCAAGGAAGATGGATACAATATTAATTTTTATATGCTTCCATTTGTAAAGCCAGCGTATATCAATCATGTATTAAAAATTCAGACAGAAACCTATGAAGAATGCTTCAAGCATCTAATGGAACAAGTGAAGATCAACGAAGATGAGACGAATATCCTGCTGGCGCATCAGTTTGTAACGGTTGGAAAGAATTCTCCAGAATTGTCAGATTCAGAAACAAGCAGCCTTGGAGGGATTGATAATATTGATTACCGTCTATTTGATGCATTTGACTATGTAGCACTTGGACATATCCACAAGCCGCAGGCAATGGGACGTGAAATGGTAAGGTATGCTGGATCGATCTTAAAATATTCTTTTTCAGAAATTTACAAAGACAAACAGGCAACGATCCTTACGATCAGTAAAAACAAGCAGATCTCCCTATCCCATCATTTGCTAAAACCATTACGTGATATGAGGGAAATGGAATGTTCGTTAGAATCATTGTTAAAAAGAAAATGTGAAATTGGAAATGAAGAAGATTATATGCATGTCATTCTGACGGATGAGGAGCAGATTTTAGATGCGATCGGGAAAGTACGTACGGTTTATCCGAATGTTATGCAGATCAGCTTTAAAAACCGTCGTCATATGATGCAATATGAAACCATTCAGATGAAAGAAAACCAGATCGCAGATCAAAATCCAATGGAATTATTTGAACAGTTTTATAAAATGCAAAATCATATTGATCTGGATGAAAAAAGAGCACAGATGGCAATATCCATTTTTGAGGAGGTGATTCGTTGA